The following are encoded together in the Terriglobia bacterium genome:
- a CDS encoding nucleotide excision repair endonuclease, whose amino-acid sequence MDAIRTPVSLAAERAVRYLRDRRSPVGSAELVRAVLRTRVRDEEMARRVLETAFSSDPRLAFEDGSWRVTAVRSSPSGAAGAREGPAKEPPRVLLLVRGTRPRRGLGFTLHEIAAIRIEEDIVVAACGGEVEGRSAATDLKHTVREILVGAVPVLHDPPGAVAALERWLDEPLDSPVSLRRLGQDRLGLSARHDLEALVARLALPWRDSDDPLDLVETVDSALTALRRPGEDLEALRAACRRGSPAVDWSRFAFDRDFLRDIPHVAGTYRFFDAEGKLLYVGKSKNLHDRVGSYFHEVRPRSARVQSLLDALQRIELQPVGSDLEAVLREAAAIRRLHPSRNVQRKHHPRGRHADRLRSILILEPASPPNVLWAYFLRDGRLLDRVGIGRRGGGLRRIERILESRFFGGDPGPAMPEGPDMDVELITRWLRQNRDRVVAFDPTHLRSAREVMMRLRVFLAQGTPFEPDGAPTTVR is encoded by the coding sequence ATGGATGCGATCCGAACACCGGTCTCGCTGGCCGCGGAGCGCGCGGTGCGATACCTGCGCGACCGGCGGTCGCCCGTCGGGAGCGCGGAGCTCGTCCGCGCCGTGCTGCGGACGCGGGTACGGGACGAGGAGATGGCGCGCCGGGTCCTCGAGACCGCCTTCTCCTCGGACCCGAGGCTCGCCTTCGAGGACGGCTCCTGGCGCGTGACGGCCGTGCGCTCCTCCCCGTCCGGCGCCGCCGGGGCGCGGGAGGGACCCGCAAAGGAGCCTCCCCGCGTGCTGCTCCTCGTCCGGGGCACCCGGCCGCGGCGCGGGCTGGGCTTCACGCTCCACGAGATCGCCGCGATCCGGATCGAGGAGGACATCGTGGTCGCGGCCTGCGGCGGCGAGGTGGAAGGCCGCTCGGCGGCCACCGACCTCAAGCACACGGTCAGGGAGATCCTGGTGGGCGCCGTCCCGGTCCTGCACGATCCCCCCGGCGCGGTCGCCGCCCTCGAGCGCTGGCTCGACGAGCCGCTCGACTCGCCGGTGTCCCTGCGCCGGCTCGGCCAGGACCGCCTGGGCCTCTCGGCGCGGCACGATCTCGAGGCGCTGGTGGCGCGGCTCGCGCTGCCCTGGCGCGACTCGGACGATCCGCTCGATCTCGTCGAGACCGTGGACTCCGCCCTCACGGCCCTCAGGCGCCCCGGGGAGGACCTCGAAGCGCTCCGGGCCGCCTGCCGCCGCGGCTCCCCCGCCGTGGACTGGTCGCGCTTCGCGTTCGACCGGGACTTCCTCCGGGACATCCCGCACGTGGCCGGGACCTACCGGTTCTTCGACGCGGAAGGGAAGCTCCTCTACGTGGGGAAGTCGAAGAACCTCCACGACCGGGTCGGGTCGTATTTCCACGAGGTGCGCCCTCGCTCCGCCCGCGTCCAGTCGCTCCTCGACGCCCTGCAGAGGATCGAGCTTCAGCCGGTCGGCTCGGACCTCGAGGCGGTGCTGCGGGAAGCGGCCGCCATCCGCCGGCTGCACCCTTCCCGCAACGTGCAGCGGAAGCACCACCCGCGCGGAAGGCACGCAGACCGGCTCCGCTCGATCCTGATCCTCGAGCCGGCGTCCCCGCCGAACGTTCTCTGGGCGTACTTCCTCCGCGACGGGCGGCTCCTCGACCGTGTCGGGATCGGCCGGCGAGGAGGCGGCCTGAGGCGGATCGAGCGGATCCTGGAGTCGCGGTTCTTCGGGGGCGACCCCGGCCCGGCGATGCCGGAGGGCCCCGACATGGACGTCGAGCTGATCACCCGCTGGTTGAGGCAGAACAGGGACCGGGTGGTCGCCTTCGATCCCACGCACCTTCGCTCGGCGCGGGAGGTCATGATGCGCCTCAGGGTGTTCCTGGCGCAGGGGACCCCGTTCGAGCCCGACGGCGCCCCGACCACGGTCCGCTGA
- the vsr gene encoding DNA mismatch endonuclease Vsr produces the protein MMQAVRRSGTEPELAVRRALARIGVRHRASSSRLPGTPDVVNLRRSWAIFVHGCFWHGHRNCLKTKGGAGGRIPVSNRSFWTSKIAANRERDSRKGSELRRRGFRVLTIWECQSRDSARLEKILIRFFTEITGPEPPRKGTSE, from the coding sequence ATGATGCAGGCCGTTCGACGAAGCGGTACGGAGCCCGAGCTTGCCGTCCGTCGTGCCCTCGCCAGGATCGGTGTGCGGCATCGAGCGAGTTCGTCGCGTTTGCCCGGGACGCCGGACGTCGTCAATCTGCGACGCAGCTGGGCGATTTTCGTCCACGGTTGCTTCTGGCACGGCCATCGGAACTGCCTGAAAACGAAGGGAGGTGCAGGTGGTAGAATCCCGGTGTCGAACCGGTCGTTTTGGACGTCGAAGATCGCAGCGAACCGCGAGCGGGACTCGCGGAAAGGTTCGGAATTGCGGCGTCGGGGATTCCGGGTCCTGACGATCTGGGAGTGTCAGTCCCGCGACAGCGCACGATTGGAGAAGATCCTGATCCGGTTCTTCACGGAGATCACCGGTCCCGAGCCTCCTCGGAAAGGGACGAGCGAATGA
- a CDS encoding adenosine-specific kinase, with protein sequence MNLIAVRIDKPQDMNFVLGQSHFIKTVEDVHEAVVGTVPAAKFGLAFCEASGPCLVRVSGNDEKLQELAARNATAIGAGHSFILFLENAFPVNVLNALKSVPEVCRIFCATANPATVIVAEHDGGRAILGVVDGASPKGVESPADRAHRIDFLRKIGYKLS encoded by the coding sequence ATGAACCTGATCGCGGTGAGGATCGACAAGCCCCAGGACATGAACTTCGTGCTGGGCCAGTCGCACTTCATCAAGACCGTCGAGGACGTCCACGAGGCGGTCGTCGGCACCGTCCCCGCCGCGAAGTTCGGCCTGGCGTTCTGCGAGGCGTCGGGCCCGTGCCTGGTGCGGGTGAGCGGCAATGACGAGAAACTCCAAGAGCTGGCCGCGAGAAACGCCACCGCGATCGGCGCCGGTCACTCGTTCATCCTGTTCCTCGAGAACGCCTTCCCGGTGAACGTCCTGAACGCCTTGAAGTCGGTCCCCGAGGTCTGCCGGATCTTCTGCGCCACCGCCAACCCCGCGACCGTGATCGTGGCGGAGCACGACGGAGGGCGCGCGATCCTCGGCGTCGTGGACGGAGCTTCCCCCAAGGGAGTCGAGTCCCCGGCGGACCGTGCGCACCGGATCGACTTCCTCCGCAAGATCGGCTACAAGCTCTCGTGA
- a CDS encoding cation-efflux pump: protein MTGIEHLDPDEAANVRDKQRAAGRSVWAGLTLTAIKLAAGLASGSLGLLAEAAHSALDLVAAAMTWFAVRTSWRPPDEEHPYGHGKIENLTALGETLLLVLTSCWILWEASRRIRRGGTEVDPSVWAFSVMGLSIVVDVLRSRDLRRVARRSGSQALEADALHFTTDIASSAVVVAGLLGVLVARHAGIPWLTLADPVAASFVALIVLALSWRLGRRAADMLLDRAPSRLTARAVAALGGLEGLEESPRVRLRQSGDRVFADVELSVRRGVPLAEAERIAEAARERVRAAVGSNAAVTVELKARQDVGEPLRQKVATAVAMEGVQGHNITIRGEPPSAHADLHLELPGSMSLGEGHAIADRVEARILHEVAEVRRVDIHLELHDETPESAGTLDEASRRDLETRVLSVARSVAGEGSVHDVMLARAANGVYLSCHCFVPADTSLAAAHELTDRLEHAFRDAVPELTRVAVHAEPYGSRRLTAERSVPPS from the coding sequence GTGACCGGCATCGAGCATCTCGACCCGGACGAGGCGGCGAACGTCCGCGACAAGCAGCGGGCCGCCGGGAGATCGGTGTGGGCCGGGCTGACGCTGACGGCGATCAAGCTCGCGGCGGGGCTCGCCAGCGGGTCGCTGGGCCTCCTGGCGGAGGCGGCGCACTCGGCGCTGGACCTGGTCGCCGCGGCGATGACGTGGTTCGCCGTGCGGACCTCGTGGCGCCCCCCCGACGAGGAGCACCCGTACGGCCACGGCAAGATCGAGAACTTGACCGCCCTCGGCGAGACGCTGCTCCTCGTGCTCACCTCGTGCTGGATCCTGTGGGAAGCGTCCCGGCGAATCAGGAGAGGCGGGACCGAGGTCGATCCTTCCGTCTGGGCGTTCTCGGTCATGGGCCTGTCGATCGTCGTGGACGTCCTGCGCTCGCGGGACCTGAGGCGGGTCGCCCGCAGGAGCGGCAGCCAGGCGCTCGAGGCGGACGCGCTCCACTTCACGACGGACATCGCCTCGTCGGCGGTGGTCGTCGCGGGGCTCCTGGGGGTGCTCGTCGCGCGGCATGCGGGGATCCCGTGGCTCACGCTGGCCGACCCGGTGGCGGCCAGCTTCGTGGCGCTGATCGTCCTCGCGCTCTCCTGGCGGCTCGGGCGTCGCGCCGCCGACATGCTCCTGGACCGCGCCCCTTCCCGGCTCACCGCGCGGGCCGTGGCGGCGCTCGGCGGGCTAGAAGGACTGGAGGAATCGCCTCGCGTACGCCTGCGGCAGTCCGGGGACCGGGTCTTCGCCGACGTGGAGCTGTCCGTCCGGCGTGGGGTTCCCCTCGCCGAGGCGGAGCGGATCGCCGAGGCGGCGCGGGAGCGGGTCCGCGCGGCGGTCGGCTCGAACGCCGCGGTCACCGTGGAGCTCAAGGCCCGCCAGGACGTAGGCGAGCCGCTGCGCCAGAAGGTCGCGACCGCGGTGGCGATGGAGGGAGTCCAGGGGCACAACATCACGATCCGTGGGGAGCCGCCGTCCGCCCACGCGGACCTCCACCTCGAGCTGCCGGGCAGCATGAGCCTCGGCGAGGGGCATGCGATCGCGGACCGGGTCGAGGCGAGGATCCTGCACGAGGTCGCCGAGGTGCGGCGCGTGGACATCCACCTGGAGCTGCACGACGAGACCCCGGAGTCCGCGGGAACCCTCGACGAGGCGTCGCGGCGCGATCTCGAGACGAGGGTGCTCTCGGTCGCCCGCAGCGTGGCGGGGGAAGGCTCGGTGCACGACGTGATGCTCGCGCGGGCCGCCAACGGCGTGTACCTGTCGTGCCACTGCTTCGTGCCGGCCGACACCTCGCTGGCCGCGGCGCACGAGCTGACCGACCGCCTGGAGCACGCGTTCCGCGACGCGGTGCCGGAGCTGACGAGGGTAGCCGTGCACGCGGAGCCCTACGGCAGCCGGCGGCTCACCGCGGAGCGGAGCGTGCCCCCGAGCTGA
- a CDS encoding DUF4344 domain-containing metallopeptidase codes for MRHLALLLITLAAIVCASAVAASPTQDAGIFVEPSISLLNGDVAVAPGSYAVYPFSLSQGSRVVARLSVTGGSGNGLDVALLDLENFHLFASGRPFRPYPDCSGRVSANAEFSCTVPLTNVYHLVLDNRRAVLMSRRVRAYVFAVAPEPTEQSKAAEKALGEAYQQLKRLFVFPDFGIAVRHCGTENAFSAPDITHCIELSESLEKQGLSNANSFVLLHEMGHSLLRLWDQPLWDNEDAADEFATVFFIMGNQPEPALEAARWSAARDSQREALAKVWVDDRHSLSIQRSRNIARWLNEGDELLRRWQRVLVPNMQTDALRALLTERGTVAWLDRSLVEQEVKRRSESSQ; via the coding sequence ATGCGACATTTGGCGCTGTTGCTCATCACGCTCGCCGCAATCGTTTGCGCGTCGGCCGTCGCCGCGAGCCCGACCCAAGACGCTGGAATCTTCGTCGAACCGTCGATTTCTCTCCTTAACGGCGACGTCGCTGTGGCACCCGGGTCCTATGCCGTCTATCCGTTCTCGCTGAGCCAAGGCTCCAGGGTGGTGGCCCGACTTTCGGTGACGGGTGGATCGGGCAACGGTCTCGATGTCGCTCTCTTGGACCTCGAGAACTTCCACCTATTCGCCAGCGGGCGGCCGTTCCGTCCGTATCCGGACTGCTCTGGCAGGGTGTCAGCGAATGCCGAGTTTTCCTGCACTGTGCCGCTGACAAACGTCTACCACCTGGTGCTCGACAATCGAAGAGCCGTCCTGATGTCAAGGCGGGTGAGAGCGTACGTCTTCGCGGTCGCTCCTGAGCCGACGGAGCAGAGCAAGGCAGCCGAGAAGGCCCTGGGGGAAGCATACCAGCAGCTAAAGCGGCTGTTCGTCTTCCCGGACTTCGGAATTGCCGTGAGGCACTGTGGCACGGAGAACGCGTTCTCCGCTCCCGACATCACTCATTGCATCGAACTTTCGGAATCTCTCGAGAAGCAGGGATTGTCGAATGCGAATTCGTTCGTTCTCCTTCACGAGATGGGCCACAGTCTGCTGCGCCTCTGGGACCAGCCGCTCTGGGACAACGAGGATGCCGCGGACGAGTTCGCGACCGTGTTCTTCATCATGGGGAATCAACCCGAGCCCGCCCTGGAGGCCGCTCGATGGTCCGCGGCACGAGATTCTCAACGCGAGGCACTCGCGAAGGTCTGGGTTGATGACAGGCATAGTCTGTCGATTCAGCGTTCCAGGAACATCGCGCGTTGGTTGAATGAAGGCGACGAGCTCCTGCGCCGCTGGCAGCGGGTCCTCGTGCCCAACATGCAAACGGACGCACTGAGAGCCCTCTTGACGGAGCGCGGCACGGTCGCCTGGCTGGATCGCTCGCTTGTCGAACAGGAAGTGAAGCGGCGAAGTGAGTCGTCGCAATAG
- a CDS encoding transcriptional repressor, with protein sequence MNTDQDRAGSLVERMKSGGMRLTDQRRLLAELLEGAETHLDAETVFKLAKRRDPTIHRATVYRTLNRLKRLGLVDELDLMHVTGERHFYEVRPSTFHIHLVCTSCGRVEEPGGEFWEELKRKVERETGFTPEVVRLEMGGLCSSCRGRQPRDQG encoded by the coding sequence ATGAACACCGACCAGGATCGAGCGGGATCCCTCGTCGAGCGCATGAAGTCCGGAGGCATGAGGCTCACCGACCAGCGGCGCCTCCTGGCGGAGCTGCTCGAGGGGGCGGAGACCCACCTCGACGCGGAGACCGTGTTCAAGCTGGCCAAGCGCCGCGATCCGACCATCCACCGCGCGACCGTCTACCGCACGCTGAACCGCCTGAAGCGCCTCGGCCTGGTGGACGAGCTGGACCTCATGCACGTGACCGGCGAGCGCCACTTCTACGAGGTCCGCCCGAGCACCTTCCACATCCACCTGGTTTGCACCTCGTGCGGCCGCGTGGAGGAGCCCGGCGGGGAGTTCTGGGAGGAGCTCAAGCGGAAGGTCGAGCGGGAGACGGGGTTCACCCCCGAGGTGGTGAGGCTCGAGATGGGGGGGCTGTGCTCGTCGTGCCGCGGACGGCAACCCCGGGACCAGGGTTGA
- the mtgA gene encoding monofunctional biosynthetic peptidoglycan transglycosylase: MVARKSGGRKRRGSSGCLTVAFLVLLVAAGYAAWEALTWPDVSRLAVANPRTTAFIERYRAERRAAGKSDRVLWTFVPYAAISSNLKRAVLVGEDIGFFSHHGFELGEMKGAVHDAIEEHELPRGASTITQQLAKNLWLSPSRNPLRKVKEAALTWQIERHLTKRRILELYLNVVELGPGVYGAEAGARHWFGRSAAELSDEEAAQLAASLPDPEDWHPGSPSRAYRRHVETILRRMGKATWIEKEL; the protein is encoded by the coding sequence ATGGTCGCGCGAAAGTCCGGCGGGCGGAAGCGGCGGGGAAGTAGCGGCTGCCTGACGGTGGCCTTTCTCGTCCTCCTGGTCGCCGCGGGGTATGCGGCGTGGGAAGCGCTGACCTGGCCGGACGTGTCCCGCCTCGCGGTGGCGAATCCCAGGACCACCGCGTTCATCGAGCGCTACCGGGCCGAGCGGCGGGCGGCGGGGAAGAGCGACCGGGTCCTATGGACCTTCGTCCCCTACGCGGCGATCTCGTCGAATCTCAAGCGCGCGGTCCTGGTCGGCGAGGACATCGGGTTCTTCTCGCACCACGGCTTCGAACTCGGCGAGATGAAGGGCGCCGTTCACGACGCGATCGAGGAGCACGAGCTGCCGCGCGGCGCGTCCACGATCACGCAGCAGCTCGCGAAGAACCTCTGGCTCTCCCCGTCGCGCAACCCGCTCCGCAAGGTCAAGGAGGCTGCTCTCACGTGGCAGATCGAGCGTCACCTCACGAAGCGCCGCATCCTCGAACTGTATCTCAACGTGGTCGAGCTGGGGCCGGGGGTGTACGGGGCGGAAGCCGGCGCGCGACACTGGTTCGGGAGGTCCGCCGCCGAGTTGAGCGACGAGGAGGCGGCGCAGCTCGCGGCGTCGCTGCCGGATCCCGAGGACTGGCATCCGGGCTCCCCGAGCCGGGCGTACCGGCGCCACGTGGAGACGATCCTGCGGCGGATGGGGAAGGCAACCTGGATCGAGAAGGAGCTGTGA
- a CDS encoding hemolysin family protein, with protein MTLLYVLLALGLVLLNAFFVATEFAIVKVRDTRIEERVASGLKRAAAVREVLRNLNAYLSACQLGITLASLGLGWVGEPAFGRLIEPLFPGGGPERSVAVHTASLTAAFLVITALHVVVGEQAPKILALERPEGIALLVSRPIRVFHAAFYPLIAALSGAAALTVRALGLAPAAAADAAHSGEELRMILAGSHAAGAISATHARLLENALDFADRTVRQVMVPRGDVAFLDVNRPYAANLAVARDGGHTRYPLCDGDLDHVIGVVNIKDLFLSPSGREEDADLKVVAREPLLLPESLRLERALAVFQKQHLHLAIVLDEYGGTSGMVTLEDVLEELTGEIQDEFDQEPPKVLDAGSGRFSVDATLPLDEIEEKLSIHEDVDEKVDTLGGLLLARLGRIAKVGDTVVLGGRRVEVTRVRGRRILRLLVHAREEVPKS; from the coding sequence ATGACCCTACTCTACGTTCTTCTCGCGCTCGGACTCGTGCTGCTCAACGCGTTCTTCGTCGCCACCGAGTTCGCCATCGTCAAGGTCCGCGACACCCGGATCGAGGAGAGGGTCGCGAGCGGGCTCAAGCGGGCCGCCGCCGTCCGCGAGGTGCTGCGGAACCTCAACGCCTACCTGTCCGCCTGCCAGCTCGGCATCACGCTCGCCTCACTCGGCCTGGGTTGGGTCGGCGAGCCGGCCTTCGGCCGGCTCATCGAACCGTTGTTCCCGGGAGGCGGCCCGGAGCGGAGCGTGGCGGTGCACACCGCGTCGCTCACCGCCGCGTTCCTGGTCATCACCGCGCTCCACGTCGTCGTGGGAGAGCAGGCCCCGAAGATCCTCGCCCTGGAGCGTCCCGAGGGGATCGCGCTCCTGGTCTCGCGGCCGATCCGGGTCTTCCACGCGGCGTTCTACCCCTTGATCGCGGCGCTCAGCGGCGCCGCGGCGCTCACCGTGCGCGCGCTGGGGCTCGCCCCCGCCGCCGCCGCCGACGCCGCTCACAGCGGGGAGGAGCTCAGGATGATCCTCGCCGGGAGCCACGCCGCCGGCGCGATCTCCGCGACCCACGCCAGGCTCCTCGAGAACGCCCTCGATTTCGCCGACCGGACCGTGCGCCAGGTCATGGTGCCGCGGGGGGACGTGGCGTTCCTCGACGTGAACCGCCCGTATGCCGCGAACCTCGCCGTCGCCCGCGACGGGGGGCACACGCGCTACCCGCTCTGCGACGGCGACCTCGACCACGTGATCGGGGTCGTGAACATCAAGGACCTGTTCCTTTCGCCGTCGGGGCGGGAAGAGGACGCCGATCTCAAAGTCGTGGCGAGGGAGCCGCTGCTCCTGCCCGAGAGCCTGAGGCTCGAGCGGGCCCTGGCCGTCTTCCAGAAGCAGCACCTGCACCTCGCCATCGTCCTGGACGAGTACGGCGGCACGTCGGGCATGGTGACCCTCGAGGACGTCCTCGAGGAGCTGACGGGAGAGATCCAGGACGAGTTCGACCAGGAGCCGCCGAAGGTCCTGGACGCCGGCTCGGGCCGCTTCTCCGTGGACGCGACGCTCCCCCTCGACGAGATCGAGGAGAAGCTCTCGATCCACGAGGACGTGGACGAGAAGGTGGACACGCTGGGCGGCCTCCTCCTGGCCCGGCTCGGAAGGATCGCGAAGGTCGGCGACACCGTGGTGCTCGGGGGGCGCCGCGTCGAGGTCACGCGGGTGCGCGGCCGCCGCATCCTGCGGCTCCTGGTGCACGCGCGGGAGGAAGTTCCCAAGTCATGA
- a CDS encoding type II secretion system protein GspG gives MSRSAARMTWSLLLALGILALIPASGAEARPPAPTIVQPPDRFFQEGNVLDVVVSLGGSSTASIRRGARTEIQLIVDGEVIEERNLASDVGVSTFEVPVNPEDPIGLIQVCARQAGSRSDDRECRRVRAAGAREFDRLRRSLEEMNEISDAVVRYSELRLGYGHVPQTLEGLVPVFLDRVPSASPLSTPYEYTAAEGHFTLCLALPGSGEIRNDDGAFTKLPRGAITDREAARLTRQQLSELGVALESYRVDNNRYPQRIEDVAPVYQRFLHPVDPYGHRFVFSSGPDEYVLTSLGRDGLPGGEGFDADSEVTRGAQLGETTPYRGRYEYLRRTFQDLSQIAAALSYFQEQTGRWPDSLSELVGGPWFSWPRPFIDFCGNPYDYHVFDIGLGRREYRLRAFGCDGIPETDPLENVLYFSADDAGHVTAPGWRFAYLWPGLFD, from the coding sequence ATGTCCAGATCAGCCGCTCGCATGACCTGGTCCCTGCTCTTGGCGCTCGGGATCCTGGCGCTCATTCCCGCCTCGGGGGCGGAAGCGCGCCCGCCGGCGCCGACGATCGTTCAGCCGCCGGACCGCTTCTTCCAGGAGGGCAACGTCCTGGACGTCGTCGTGAGCCTCGGAGGATCGAGCACCGCATCGATCAGGCGTGGCGCCCGCACGGAGATCCAGTTGATCGTGGATGGGGAGGTGATCGAAGAGCGGAACCTGGCATCGGACGTCGGAGTCAGCACGTTCGAGGTTCCCGTCAACCCGGAAGATCCGATTGGTTTGATCCAGGTCTGCGCTCGGCAGGCCGGGTCACGGTCCGACGATCGCGAGTGTCGGCGAGTCCGAGCGGCAGGGGCAAGGGAATTCGACCGCTTGCGCCGGTCTCTCGAGGAGATGAACGAGATCTCCGACGCGGTGGTGCGGTATTCCGAACTGCGGCTCGGGTACGGGCACGTTCCACAAACGCTCGAAGGGCTGGTCCCTGTCTTTCTCGATCGGGTCCCATCGGCCAGTCCGCTTTCAACGCCTTACGAGTACACTGCCGCGGAGGGGCACTTCACCTTGTGCCTCGCCCTCCCGGGTAGCGGCGAGATCAGAAACGACGACGGCGCGTTCACCAAGCTACCGCGCGGGGCGATCACGGATCGTGAGGCGGCACGTCTCACTCGCCAGCAACTGTCGGAGCTTGGCGTTGCCCTCGAGTCGTACCGCGTCGACAACAATCGCTACCCGCAGCGTATCGAGGACGTGGCTCCCGTCTACCAGCGGTTCCTGCACCCGGTGGATCCATACGGGCATCGCTTCGTCTTCTCCAGCGGGCCGGACGAGTACGTGCTGACGAGCCTCGGGCGGGATGGACTGCCGGGGGGCGAGGGGTTCGATGCGGACAGCGAAGTGACTCGCGGCGCGCAGCTCGGGGAGACGACGCCGTACCGCGGCAGGTACGAGTACCTGCGACGCACGTTCCAGGACCTGTCCCAAATCGCGGCGGCCCTGTCGTATTTCCAGGAACAGACCGGGCGGTGGCCGGATTCTCTCTCCGAGCTCGTGGGAGGGCCGTGGTTCTCTTGGCCGCGGCCGTTCATCGACTTCTGCGGCAACCCGTACGACTACCACGTGTTCGACATCGGTCTCGGCAGGCGAGAGTACCGACTTCGAGCGTTCGGCTGCGACGGCATTCCCGAAACGGACCCGCTAGAGAACGTTCTCTACTTCTCCGCGGACGATGCGGGACACGTCACGGCCCCAGGGTGGCGATTCGCGTATCTGTGGCCCGGGTTGTTCGATTGA
- the dcm gene encoding DNA (cytosine-5-)-methyltransferase, whose protein sequence is MRSKGRASGLRVVGLFAGVGGLELGLSRAGHHTKLLCEIEPGAKEVLRKRFPGVDIHDDVTTLNRLPKDTGLIAAGFPCQDLSQAGQTRGMAGRQSSLVEHAFRLLRTHDVPWVLLENVSFMLQLNRGAAMRFIADELEALGYRWAYRVIDTRAFGLPQRRERVFLLASKVADPATVLFDGNETPREPHAKRPTACGFYWTEGLRGLGWAVGAVPTLKGGSTIGIPSPPAIWTKAGSFVTPDIRDAERLQGFDPDWTLPAEKVCKPGHRWKLVGNAVSVPVAEWMGGRISAAPDKRPALATTFNQESAWPRAAMSGEGTRLFVRISSWPVRRDAISLEEFLVHPSKPLSEKALAGFYSRLLRSSLNRPPEFDEDIRHALKLPVEPRRPPRPVGARSKRVVEASAGLFGE, encoded by the coding sequence ATGAGGTCGAAGGGTAGAGCCAGCGGACTTCGTGTGGTCGGGTTGTTCGCGGGCGTAGGAGGGCTCGAGCTCGGGCTTTCACGGGCGGGCCATCACACGAAGCTGCTCTGCGAGATCGAACCGGGAGCGAAGGAGGTCCTTCGGAAGAGGTTCCCCGGGGTCGATATCCACGACGACGTCACGACGCTGAATCGACTTCCGAAGGACACCGGCCTCATCGCGGCGGGTTTCCCGTGCCAGGACCTCTCGCAAGCGGGTCAGACCCGCGGGATGGCCGGGCGCCAGTCGAGTCTCGTCGAACACGCGTTCCGGCTGCTTCGAACGCACGACGTCCCCTGGGTGCTCCTCGAGAATGTCTCCTTCATGCTCCAACTGAATCGGGGTGCCGCGATGCGATTCATCGCGGACGAGCTCGAGGCACTCGGGTACCGCTGGGCTTACCGGGTGATCGACACGAGAGCATTCGGGCTGCCGCAGCGACGGGAGCGCGTGTTTCTCCTCGCGTCGAAAGTCGCTGATCCGGCGACGGTCCTTTTCGACGGGAACGAGACGCCTCGAGAGCCGCACGCGAAACGACCGACTGCCTGCGGGTTCTACTGGACCGAAGGGCTTCGAGGCCTGGGGTGGGCCGTCGGCGCCGTACCGACCCTGAAGGGTGGTTCGACGATCGGCATACCGTCGCCGCCGGCAATCTGGACGAAAGCCGGCTCGTTCGTCACACCCGACATTCGAGACGCCGAGCGGCTCCAAGGTTTCGATCCGGACTGGACGCTCCCGGCCGAGAAGGTGTGCAAGCCGGGTCACCGCTGGAAGCTCGTTGGCAACGCGGTCTCCGTTCCCGTGGCGGAATGGATGGGTGGTCGCATCTCGGCAGCGCCCGACAAGCGTCCGGCGCTCGCGACGACGTTCAATCAGGAATCAGCCTGGCCACGCGCGGCGATGTCCGGGGAGGGTACCCGGCTGTTCGTGCGAATCTCGAGTTGGCCGGTGAGGCGGGACGCGATCTCCCTGGAGGAGTTCTTGGTCCACCCGTCGAAGCCATTGTCCGAGAAGGCGCTCGCGGGTTTCTATTCCCGCCTCTTGCGTAGCTCGCTGAATCGACCTCCGGAGTTTGACGAGGACATCCGGCATGCGCTGAAGCTCCCGGTTGAACCCCGGCGCCCGCCACGGCCGGTCGGCGCGCGGTCGAAGCGAGTCGTCGAGGCATCTGCAGGCCTCTTCGGCGAATGA